AATTTTGCAGCCCAAAAAACCTTCGGTTTTTTGAGAGATTTTTACATGTCCATGATCCTGTGCATGAGTTATACTTTATGTTAAATTGTAATTTTTAATTGATTATATGGGATTTATCTTAAAAAAAATATAATTTACTTACCCAGACACACGAGTGAAGCGATATTATTTACACAACATTCTGTGCATGAGCGACTTTAAAATAAAATTTAAGTGAAATAAAACATTAAAACTTTTTATTTCACTTTTTTTTAAAAATAAAGATTATTTAGTTCAATTTAATATAATATTATCCAGATAATTATTCCTATTTTATCTATTAAATACACATTATCAGCATAATATATATCTTCTATTTTAAAATAAAATTTTCATATTAAAACTTTAAAATAGCCGTTTTGTAGGAATAAGCCTTGTTCAAAGAATTGAGTTATATGTGCCCCTTAATGACACCAATTATTGATTTCTCAAAATAGTTTTAAAAAGGCTTTAAATTCTAAAAAGAGTTATATGAATGTCTTTGATTTTAAACCAAAAGATTTATATATGATTCCATATTATTATGGTTGTACTTAAATGTCCTAACTTAATATTTAAGGACGTGGAGGCAGTATAATTAATCGAAGTAGTTTATTTAAGATTTTTGGATTTCTTGTAGTCCTGCTGATTGCAGGAATGCCTGCAGTATCTGCAGGTAGTGTCGGTGCAAAACATGTGGTTGTAACACCAAAATATGTAATGGCAACTGCAAAACATAGCTGTTCAATATCATCAGATTATAAATATCATACAAGGGTTTTTTATAATTACAACCCACAAAAACATGCATGGGGAACATTAAAATTCGAGCAGGGAACATATTATGGTAGAAATCAAGGCACAAGTCCAGAAGGACTTTGGTATGATAAAAAAACAGATATGGACTGGTGTTTAGTTCATGGAAAATCCCATGATCACCGTAATGTTTATTTAATTCCATATAATGGAAACATTCATGGAAAAAAAGTAGTTAACGGATATTTTGTATAAACATTCCATAATATAACTTAAAGACCTAATTAAACAAATTAGGCATAAATTTTCTATTTTTAAATAATTTTTTTAAATATTTCTTTATCAAGACTGAATCTATTTTTAATTTTAACTAAAAAAATAAAAAAATAATCAGGTAAAGATACAATTATAGAAATGAAACAGCAGGAAGATTATTAAGATTATCTGAAGGGTCGTGGTCTCCATCTGTTCTGAGGTATTTATTTCCATTAACCTGGATAATATTAACTTTCTGACCTTCGTCCCAAACACCCTGATTACCATTAAGAATCGTTATGAATGTATAATTACTTTCTAAAGCTGTAACTACTTCATCTCGAGACCATATTTCAGCGTCTCCCATTGCATTTCCTTTATCTTTATGAACTCTTGCCTGATCTATACAATTTCCTTCACCGTTGAATTTAACGGCGGATATACAATAATCTGCCCATTTTTCCATGGAATCTCCTCTTTTTATTAAAAAATTTATTGAATCTGAAATATATTCTGACCAATATGATCTTGTATCAGTTAGCAAATGATATTTATTGTTTCCTATTTGGGCTAAATAGAAAAGATTAAGGTATATTATTAGAAATAGATTAATATTACAGTTAATTAGTAATTTCCAAACCTTCTTTTAAGTTTAATTATAAGAATAAGCTGGCTTTAACCAGTACTAACTAATTTTTAGATAATGACAACAAAATAAAGCAGGAAGAATATCATACTAGTAATCTATTTAAATTTTTAAAGTTATTATATGTTATAAAGTGACTAGAACCATGCTTACCATAACCAAAAGCACCGTTAACAACTATTAGACTATTTTTCTTTTAAATCAAACTTAAAGTGTTAAACGTATTACTTTATATACTCATCAAATAAACAAAGTACATTAAGCATCTCTAACTAATTTTTAAACCTTTTGAGTCATTTTTCAAAACACTGCGGAGGCTCTGAAAATAGCTACTTTTAAATAGAAATAAATTTTAGATGTTTGGAACATACCTTAATTCTGTCAATGTTTATAAATGTCTTTTTATCTCACTTTTTAAATAATGAACGAATATAGCTCCTAAAACTGTGGTATATATTTGGATAATTCCTGTTTGATCACGTCTTCTTGAAATCATGATCCATTTTAAGCTAAACTTCAATTTTTTAGATAATACTAAAAATAAGGATGTGACATATAATATATTGATGCAAAATAAAACTAAAATAGAAAAGGCATTGCTTGCACCTTCAGCCTATAAACTACAAATAGAAGTTTTAAATAAATTTGCAGCGGGGGACATTACAAAAAATAGATTAATAATGCAGCATATCCCTAAAACATCCCTTACCAATCAATTATTTCTTGCTGCAAAAAAAGGTACTCCTATTGTAACCTTCGGAAGAAAAAATAAACCAGGAATTATGATTTTAGCGGGAGTTCATGGCAATGAGTATCCTGCCCAAATAGCTGCGGTTAAGCTTATAAATAGATTAGCTGTAGAAGAATTAAATGTAACAGTCCGCGTGATTCCTTTTGCTATACCCTTTTCAACTGAAAGAAGCCTTAGATCATGGAAAGGCCAAGATCCAAACAGGACTGCAAATTTATATGGAACTCCCACCAACAACATACTGGCATATTCAAAGAGGAATAGAGTTAAATACCTTGGTGATTTTCACTCTACTAGACCTGGGGGATATCCCGGAAAACTAAGTGTACTCTGTTCAGAAATTCCCTGCCTTTTAAGTTTCCAGATGGCTGATTTTATAGAAAAAGAAACCAAATCCACACTGTTGTCATTTACAAAGGCAGGATCAATATATCCTGGAGCTCTGGAAGATGTATTTAATTTAGCTGGAATTCCTGCAGTAACAGGAGAATCAATGTCACCACATGGAACAGTTATGCCTGGAAGCGTTGATGCATCCTTAGAACAAATGTATGCATTTTTAAAATTTCATAAAGTACTCAAAAAAGCGCCTGAAGTAACCTAATCTCAATATTATACCATATTAATCTTTTAAACTCCTTAAATCATTACATCATTACTTTTTTATAAAAAATGGATAATATTCTTTTTAAACTCAAGTCATTATCTCATTTTAAATTAGCTTTTTTTAAAAATCTGGACTTTTCCATTTTTTCAATTTTTACCAAATTATAACTCAAAGCACCTATTTTGGAATAACTTTGGATTAATTTGGTAGAAAATTAGGATAAAAATCGGATTAAATTCGGCAAAATTACTTTTAGCATGCTTTACATCTTTATATTATCAAAAGTACAATGGGGGTGAGAAACATGAAGAAAGTATCCCTTAAAAAAGCAGCAATTGTTTGTGCTGCAGTGATGATGGTCAGCATGGTACCAATTTTTGCGGCTGATACATGCACTTCCACAACAACCTTAAATCAGCACATGAAACACCAGTACAAATATCAACATGGACTAAATGACAGTGATAAACAGGTTAATTCAAATCAGAATAAAGTACACTGCCAAACCATTAACTGCACCCAGAACTGTACTGAAAATCAGCATAAGTACAGCTACTTAAACAAAAATTCATATAACTTTACTAGAAACTGTACTTCCTGAAATTAGAGATTTATTAATATAAAAAGAATAAGATATTTTCATCTTATTCCCATTATTTTAAGGATTTATTCCCAGGATATCTTTAAAAATATAGATAAACCTACAAATTGAATTATATTTGTAATAAATAGAGGTATTCCCATTCCCTGACCTTTAAACCCGCTTATTAAAAATATGAATCCAGTAAACAGAATATTCTGGATTAAAAGGAGTACTATAAATATCAGGATGCCCATTATAAATCTAGATTTAAATTCTTTATAACTGTTCCAGTAAACATATAGCAGCACTAATAAAATCGAAATATTGAAAATTCCAATTATTCCTGCTACAGAAACCAGCTCTGTATTATAATGACCAATACCCCCTCTAAATCCCTGCTGTAATCCCATATAGCTCTCCTCTTTATATTATTTATTCCTTAATGACTCCCATATTTCTTTAAAAACATTATAATTTTCTTCCATTTTATCTGAAAGGAAATACATTATGTTATATTTTTCCCCAGTCGAAGTAACAACGTTGTTTTCCTCCAGAACTTTAAGATGATGCCTGATGGTTGTGTAATCAAGTTTTAATTCATCTGCAAGTTGATGGGCATTATATGGCCTGGTATGCAGTTTGTCAATTATTTTGGCCCGGTTAACACCACCCCTACTTGCAAAAAGCCACCAAAGCACTTTTTTCATGATTTATCCCTTTTAAATTCTACATTAACTGAATATCTGATAAAATAAACTCTTTATAAACTTAAATATAATATCAAAGGGTTCACTGGCCTTATTCACAAAAATATATTTTGGAAATGTCATATTTGCCTTGCTTGTATGATCATAAGTTAATTCTGCAAAGATATATTTCATATCTGCCTTATTTAATTTTTTACCGTCTACTATTACTGAATCAGGGACACTTTTATTAGCTTCCATATAATCAAAGACGTCTTTTCCAGCTTCCCTGTATTCATCAATTGTAAGAACTCCAAAATAGGTGCTTTCTCCAGATATATTGCCTGAAAAACTCAGAGATGTATTTTGAATAGGATAACCGCTTACATATTGTGAAGCTAGATATAACCATTTTAAAGTACCTAATCTAGGTTTTTTACCATCTAAAATACTTTGAGAGCCGTATGCAACTACTTCAGGATCTATTTTATGAATTCCAATTAGATTTGAATCATAGCTTGAACTGGATAAATTTGCATTTGAAGAATATGCCGCGTCAATTAATCCAGAAGCTATCTTATTGATCTCTTCATCCTGTGAAGATGTTCCCACGTTCGGCTGAATCAATTCCACCCCTCCGCTCTCTAAAAATTTAGAAGGGTCGTATAAACCTGCAAAATAAACACTGGAATAATTATCGTCCCACGCTCTGGGCAAATAACTCATATTATCTAAATCAAGCTTACCATAGTTTACAAAAACAATTCCATCCAGATTTTGGGCATATTTTTTAAGATAACCCTCTTTGATACCTTCAATTAAGTCCACCATAGATCCCGGATCCACTGCTGCGATATAAGCTGCAATTCCTCCAGGTGCGTTTTTGATAGTTCTTGGCGCTTCTCCAGGTTTAGGAGATTGATCATCTATTTCTACATTAGCCGAGCCACATATAGTCTCTTTTATTTTATTAAGCATATCTTTATCAGTACTTTCTGATATCAGGTTATCACAGGCTATGTAAACTACAGGAAGGTTGTTATTTACATAACTGTTCATTACAATGCTGGTTGTGATATCATTGGAAGACCATAAAGTCACTTTATCATTTACAGTAACGTTTTTGTCTACACTGAAGCTTGCATCTTTCCACAGGGTCATTGCCACTGGTAAAAGACTTGAAGGTGCTTTAATTTTTGTATTTCCACTTTGAATGCTGGTTAATGTATTTTCATCGTTGCCGTTCCATATCCTATCTGTTTGAATATTAGAATATTGACTAAGTACAGAATCAGGTATTGAAGAAGGGGAAGCACAAACAATTATCTTTTTAGGTGCTAATTTCTGAATTTCAGCATTTACATTATCTGGAATGGTATTACCTACTACTAAAAGGGGGGCGTTATTTTTTATTGCAACCAATGCTGCAGATACATCCTGACCTGTTCCAAGCACGACAACATCGCTTGTTGTCCAGTATTTGCTGGAAATACTAACTGAATCTGCAGTAATCTTTTCCCCACTTAATGAGATATCCCCAAAAACAGTGGCAGTTTTACCATTTAAATAATTTAAAACAGCTTGACTTGGATTTTTATCACTTAAAATAAGTTGACTATTTGTAAATGATGCTGCAGGAGCTGTTATTATCTCATTTGATGGTTCGCTCACGAATACATTTGCTGATGCCGGGGCAAGCAAAATAAAAATAGTTACAAATAACAGTATAACCTTATTCATTAAAAACACCTGCAAAAATAGAGAAATAGATAGTTAAAATTGAGCTTCAATTTCGTCTTCTTCCATGATCCGTTCACAGTAATAGCATCTTAAAACCACTGGTTTTTTGCCTGTCACAAAGAATTTTATTTGCACTGGCTCATCTGTATTTGTTATACAGTTTGGATTAGGGCATTTTAGTATATCTTTCACTTTATCTAAAAGATGCACTTTACTTTTTTCTACAATTTCATAGTCTCGGATTATATTGATTGTAGCAGAAGGTGCTATTAATGCTATTTTATCAACTTCTTTAGGGGCCAGTTCTCGTCCTTCTATTTTAACTATATCTTTACTGCCCATCTGTGATGATAATACATTCATAGCAACAGTTACTGTAGTTTTTTCATTTGGTAATTCAAGTATTTTAAGAACACTTAAAGCTCTATTTGAGGTTATATGGTCTATAACTGTACCATTCTTTATTGGCTTAACCTTAAGTTCTTTTGGCGTTTTCATGTTATACCTGCAGTAATTTTTATTTTAAAGCTCATATCCAATTGAAGACACGTTTAAGTCATATATATTATAAAAAAATTATAATAACATTTATTCAATGCTTAATTGATGTTATAATAAATTGATATGAACCTTCTTAATTATCTATATCTAATAAAAATAGTACCCTTTTGCTTATAAATTTTGGTTTTTATAAAAAATTCCATACTTAGACCTATTTAATTAAAGTACGTTCATGTCTGTGACATGTCATTAGTTATATTTCAATTTTTATGGTAATTATCTTAAAAACATGTAATTTACTTCAGATATATGCATGGAACTTTATTTACACAATCTCGTGGACATGAGCATTGAAGTAAATTAGTTTAATGTTACAACTATCTGATCTGCAAAGCAGGGATCACTTGCCGGCCAAAATCTTCAATGAACTCTTTTTGGCTTCGGTTTACATTATGAAGATAGATATGTTCAAATCCAAGTTTATTATACTCTTCCAGCTTTTTTATGTGATCTTCAATATCTGCTGAAATATACACTTTTTCATGTATATCCTCAGGTTTAACAAGTTCAGATGCATCATCAAATTGTTCAGGTATCTTTAATTCTGTTTGAACACGATTTTTAAATGCATTGGTTTTCCACTGCTCCCATGCGCCGTTTAATGCTTCTTCTTCCGTTTTAGCATAAGATAACTGTGCCTTAAGGTATACAGGGTTTCCCTTTCCACCGCCTCTATGGAATGCTTTTATAATATTTTGAAGTTCTTTTTTAGGCTTTGAAGTTGTAATTAACCCATCTGCCCATCCTCCAATCCATTCTGCAGTTTCAACTGAGATTGCTGCCCCTATTAAAAGAGGAGACTTTTTAGGCCGCGTATAAAGAGTGGCATCCTCAATATTTATATATCCTCGATATGTTACAGTCCCTCCTGACCAAAGAGCTTTCATAATAGCTGCAGACTCTTTTAAACGTTCATTTCTTTCAGTTTTTGTGGGCCATCTTTCACCGGTTATGCCCTCATTTAACAACTGTCCGCTCCCCACTGCTATCCAGAACCGGTCTGGAAACATTTCACCAAGTGTAGCTGCTGCCTGGGCAATTATAGCTGGATGATATCTTTGCCCTGGAGAAGTCACTACCCCAAATGGCAGTGATGTAGAGTTTAACGCTGCCCCCAGCCATGTCCATGCAAATCCACATTCTCCTTGATTTTTGCCCCAGGGATGGAAATGATCTGAGCACATTGCTATGTTAAACCCTGTTTTTTCAGCTAATTGAACCAAATTTAATAATTTACTTGGTTTAAATTGCTCATGGGATGCATGAAAACCAATTTTCATATTTTTCACATACTAAAATGGTTTAATTATTTTTAATCATTTTTTTGAAGTTGAAGATTTCCATAGGTTCTGGATATCTTTGGGAAGATTAGATCTTACCTGTTTTATTTCTCCAGCACCACCAAGTCTATTTTCTAATAAGTGAAATACAGCTCTAGTAGCTTCTTCAGTTTTTATTGGCCTTTTAGGTGTTTTTTCCTGTACTTTCTGGAAAAATTCTTCCCTATTTTTTATTTTATCAGGCTTGTGTCTTGTACTGTATCCCTCATAATAAATTCCCTTCATAACCATTGGAAGCTCATCTCCAAGTTCTATAGCTTCTTCAAGGGGTAATCGATCTCTTAATGTTTGAATTACAGATCTAAAAGCTATATAAACCATGTTTTCGTCTTCCCACCCCAGATCATCTTGCATTTCATGCAGCCATTCCTTTGTTTTCTGTGTAGACTTTTCTATTGATGAAAATGCAGTCTTAACCATTTATTATCACTCCTAATTATTTTCTTCAAAAATTCTATGAATTTTTGAGACATGTGAAAAATCTATGATTTTTCACGGTTGCAAAACCTTCAGAAACTGTCAAATATTCGATTTGACGCATCGAAAATCTATGATTTTCGAATGCTTTGTTTCTGAGGTCTCAAAATCAGAAATTTTGAAAGACCTTTGGTTTTGCAAACATCGAAAATTTACAATTTTCGATAGTTAAAATTTCAAATCAAGAAGGTATTATTAATATTTTTAATTTAAATGTAATAAAATATTCTGTTAAATTAATAAAAAGATAAGTAAATTCATAATATTTATACTTTAAATCAAATTAAAGATTAATGGAGGCATAAAAATGGAAGATAGCAAAGAAAAGAAAGTAAAAAATCAATTTGATTTAATCTGCCCAGAATGCGGTGTTGGAAATTCAAAGGGATCTAAAAATTGCCTTGTATGTGGTAAAAATCTTGAAGATACTGTTGCATTTTTAGAAGATGACTCTTTTGATTTAGAAATTAGTAAAGATGCCATTATAGAATACAGAAAAACTTTTTGGGGGGATAATCGAACTGGAAAAGTAAATAAATATAGTCTAAACAAAATTGAAAATGTTGAATTTGGCCCATCTTCCAGATTTATTTTTATTTATAATGGAAAAAGAATTGTTTTACCCCTAAAGGAAGAAAATTTAAGAAAAAAAAAAAAAAAAAAAAAGTTTTAAATCTTTAAAGATGCGTAAAACCTATTTTCAAGGCCTGTATCTGGTTAACATATCCCCAATTAATAAATTTATCATATATGTTTCAGTTCATCCCAGTCTTGCACCAGTTTGAGCATCTATATAAATACTAACTCCTTCTTTTTCGCCAGCCGAATTAATAATTGGTACATTCCATACTAGTCTTCCATCTGACCATGTATTAAGCGTTGGAGTACCTGGATATGCACCAGATTCTAAAATATAAGCTTGAGCAATTTTTTGTGCCTGTTTTGATGATACAGTAGTATTGGTATTATTAGTGCTGTTTGTAGAATTTGTGGAGTTTGTAGAATTAGTCCCATTATTCACCATTGTGGTGTTATTCTGCTGTGATGCATTTTCTGGAGGGTTGGTGGACACATTAGAGTTACTATCACTAAAACCTGCATTTTGTGCTGCTAAATATATTCCTGCAATGGCTACTATCATTATAACTACAATTGCAATCACAATTCCCTTGCTATTCACTATTTCACCTCTTTATCATTTAATATTTTATTTTCATATATATAAAAAAGTATTGATGATAATTCTAGTTTATATCAGACCATAAAATAAATATTTGAATAAAAGAGACTAATTAAGTTTTTAAATTAATCTTAATTAACTTGAAATAATTCAATTTAGAAAATTACTAAAAAATAAAATGATTACGTTAAATATAAAATAAATTCAATTTTTACTTAATTAAAGCTCATTTGCACTTAAAAGATAAAAAAATAAATAAATTATTATTCATCTTTTTTCTGGCTTAAAAGCAGTTTAAGATCAAAAATCATGGCCCATGCTTCTTCAACCTGTGAAGAAATATCTCCAGATGCAAGTTCTATAAATTTTTCCAGACATTTTATAGCCTCTTCATAATTACCCATAAATTTAAGAACAGACCCTTTACCTGCCCATGCTTTAGCATCATCTGGATTCACTTTTAAAGATTCATTAAAAGATTCTAGTGCTTCTTCATATCTAGTAAGGCTGAAAAGGACAGTTCCCCGATTATCCCAAGTATTGCTATCTTCAGGTTTAATATCTAGTGCCCTGTCAAAACAGTTTATAGCCTCTTCAAATC
The Methanobacterium bryantii genome window above contains:
- a CDS encoding DUF3892 domain-containing protein, with amino-acid sequence MEKWADYCISAVKFNGEGNCIDQARVHKDKGNAMGDAEIWSRDEVVTALESNYTFITILNGNQGVWDEGQKVNIIQVNGNKYLRTDGDHDPSDNLNNLPAVSFL
- a CDS encoding succinylglutamate desuccinylase/aspartoacylase domain-containing protein; this encodes MQNKTKIEKALLAPSAYKLQIEVLNKFAAGDITKNRLIMQHIPKTSLTNQLFLAAKKGTPIVTFGRKNKPGIMILAGVHGNEYPAQIAAVKLINRLAVEELNVTVRVIPFAIPFSTERSLRSWKGQDPNRTANLYGTPTNNILAYSKRNRVKYLGDFHSTRPGGYPGKLSVLCSEIPCLLSFQMADFIEKETKSTLLSFTKAGSIYPGALEDVFNLAGIPAVTGESMSPHGTVMPGSVDASLEQMYAFLKFHKVLKKAPEVT
- a CDS encoding ArsR/SmtB family transcription factor — its product is MKKVLWWLFASRGGVNRAKIIDKLHTRPYNAHQLADELKLDYTTIRHHLKVLEENNVVTSTGEKYNIMYFLSDKMEENYNVFKEIWESLRNK
- a CDS encoding cell wall-binding repeat-containing protein; the encoded protein is MNKVILLFVTIFILLAPASANVFVSEPSNEIITAPAASFTNSQLILSDKNPSQAVLNYLNGKTATVFGDISLSGEKITADSVSISSKYWTTSDVVVLGTGQDVSAALVAIKNNAPLLVVGNTIPDNVNAEIQKLAPKKIIVCASPSSIPDSVLSQYSNIQTDRIWNGNDENTLTSIQSGNTKIKAPSSLLPVAMTLWKDASFSVDKNVTVNDKVTLWSSNDITTSIVMNSYVNNNLPVVYIACDNLISESTDKDMLNKIKETICGSANVEIDDQSPKPGEAPRTIKNAPGGIAAYIAAVDPGSMVDLIEGIKEGYLKKYAQNLDGIVFVNYGKLDLDNMSYLPRAWDDNYSSVYFAGLYDPSKFLESGGVELIQPNVGTSSQDEEINKIASGLIDAAYSSNANLSSSSYDSNLIGIHKIDPEVVAYGSQSILDGKKPRLGTLKWLYLASQYVSGYPIQNTSLSFSGNISGESTYFGVLTIDEYREAGKDVFDYMEANKSVPDSVIVDGKKLNKADMKYIFAELTYDHTSKANMTFPKYIFVNKASEPFDIIFKFIKSLFYQIFS
- the pyrI gene encoding aspartate carbamoyltransferase regulatory subunit — protein: MKTPKELKVKPIKNGTVIDHITSNRALSVLKILELPNEKTTVTVAMNVLSSQMGSKDIVKIEGRELAPKEVDKIALIAPSATINIIRDYEIVEKSKVHLLDKVKDILKCPNPNCITNTDEPVQIKFFVTGKKPVVLRCYYCERIMEEDEIEAQF
- a CDS encoding TIGR03885 family FMN-dependent LLM class oxidoreductase — translated: MKIGFHASHEQFKPSKLLNLVQLAEKTGFNIAMCSDHFHPWGKNQGECGFAWTWLGAALNSTSLPFGVVTSPGQRYHPAIIAQAAATLGEMFPDRFWIAVGSGQLLNEGITGERWPTKTERNERLKESAAIMKALWSGGTVTYRGYINIEDATLYTRPKKSPLLIGAAISVETAEWIGGWADGLITTSKPKKELQNIIKAFHRGGGKGNPVYLKAQLSYAKTEEEALNGAWEQWKTNAFKNRVQTELKIPEQFDDASELVKPEDIHEKVYISADIEDHIKKLEEYNKLGFEHIYLHNVNRSQKEFIEDFGRQVIPALQIR
- a CDS encoding DUF2267 domain-containing protein; its protein translation is MVKTAFSSIEKSTQKTKEWLHEMQDDLGWEDENMVYIAFRSVIQTLRDRLPLEEAIELGDELPMVMKGIYYEGYSTRHKPDKIKNREEFFQKVQEKTPKRPIKTEEATRAVFHLLENRLGGAGEIKQVRSNLPKDIQNLWKSSTSKK
- a CDS encoding PepSY domain-containing protein, with the translated sequence MNSKGIVIAIVVIMIVAIAGIYLAAQNAGFSDSNSNVSTNPPENASQQNNTTMVNNGTNSTNSTNSTNSTNNTNTTVSSKQAQKIAQAYILESGAYPGTPTLNTWSDGRLVWNVPIINSAGEKEGVSIYIDAQTGARLG
- a CDS encoding tetratricopeptide repeat protein; this translates as MTNLENGDIRDLKAFESWVNEGDRLLMQKEYVAALICYDSALELNKDDVKVWDNRGVALSGAGRYSDAIESFEISLDLKPDDFQAWSNMGVSMAALKRFEEAINCFDRALDIKPEDSNTWDNRGTVLFSLTRYEEALESFNESLKVNPDDAKAWAGKGSVLKFMGNYEEAIKCLEKFIELASGDISSQVEEAWAMIFDLKLLLSQKKDE